The Alkalihalobacillus sp. TS-13 genomic interval ACTGGATTTAAAGCGTTGATTTACTCACGACCTATTTATTTAGTTGTTGATGCTGAAAAAAGTACGTTGATCGTTCCTGGTCTGGAAGAACTCCATGCAATCCAGAAGGCAGAAGTGGATCATGTCGAAGTTTATTATGAGCATCCAGAAGAGGTGAACACCAATCAAATGAAGATGGTGAGGGAAGTTTTGACCAAATACTCCCATGGCACCAGGATGGGACTGGATCTGGGAAGTGCACCTGCCAGTCTCTATCATTTCATTTCAGATCTCGGCTTTTCCATATCGGATGTAGGAGAACAACTGGCACGTATGCGCTACATTAAAGATGAAGAAGAAATTGATATGATGAAAAAAGCGGGTGATTTAGTCAATCTGGGTGTGAAATCTTCCATCGAAGCTTGTATGGAAGGGACAAGTGAACTGGAAATCGATTCAAAGGGCAATTTAGAGATCTATAAAAAAGCATCAAATGACTATCAAGAGGCGACATTGGACCTCATCGTCATGTCACCATCAGGTAAAGTGAGAACGACGTTACCACATGTTTTCTCCAATACAAGACGGTTCGAAAAGGGAGATGTCATCATCCACAGCCGTCAGGTAGCCCTGAATGGATATCGGGCTGAATTAGAAAGAACCATCTTTGTCGGAGAACCTGATCAAGAACAGAAGAAGATTTTTGAAGTGGCGACAGAAGCACAATTGAAAGCATTGGAATTCATTCGTCCAGGAGTAAAAGCGGCAGAAGTGGATAAGGTAGCAAGGGATGTCATAGAAAAAGCAAACTTAGAGAAATA includes:
- a CDS encoding Xaa-Pro peptidase family protein → MNIKKRIESFRNYLKENDLSAAVVMLPDHQYYLTGFKALIYSRPIYLVVDAEKSTLIVPGLEELHAIQKAEVDHVEVYYEHPEEVNTNQMKMVREVLTKYSHGTRMGLDLGSAPASLYHFISDLGFSISDVGEQLARMRYIKDEEEIDMMKKAGDLVNLGVKSSIEACMEGTSELEIDSKGNLEIYKKASNDYQEATLDLIVMSPSGKVRTTLPHVFSNTRRFEKGDVIIHSRQVALNGYRAELERTIFVGEPDQEQKKIFEVATEAQLKALEFIRPGVKAAEVDKVARDVIEKANLEKYAVHRTGHGLGISAHEEPYVRFDNDLILEEGMVFCIEPGIYVPGIGGFRHSDTVVIREHGVELITEYPKTLNQLILQ